GCAGGGACCGGGGCACCTCGCTCGCCCTTTCTGCCCAGCCTCCCCCACCCGCAGAGCCCACGTCCCTGCCTGGCTTTTTGGGCAGGTGACCGTCATCCACCAGCACCGCCTTGCTCTGTCCTCATCCTCGAGCTGAGCCCCCCGCGCCGGCCGTGGCTGTCAGCcaggagggaaggcagggcgcaggcagggcgcaggcagggcacaggcagggcacaggcagggctgcccggCTCTCCCGGGTGACCCCGGGTGCTCGCCCTGCCAGGACACGCTCCCCTGCCTGACCCACTGTGCCGGGTGTCCTGTGCTTCCCCTCGCAGGGAGCCCCTCCGGCCACTGCATGATCATGGGGGCGGCCCTCTGGCCACTCGTCACCGCTCTGACGGCGCTGGCGGCCGGACGCTCCAGGAGGTGAGTCCTGGGACGGGGAAACCGGCGTTTGGAAGTGTCCAGAGCAGCTTCTGGCAGAGGGAGGTGTACTGCGGGACTCTTCCCTGGGGGCAGTGGCCACGGAGGGTGGAAGGATGCCTCCCTGTCCCAGCGAGGCAGCTCCTGGGGAACAcggctctgccctggcagctctggctgccACAGGACTCGGCTGTGAAGCCCCCAGACCCTCACagacccccccccgccccaccgagctggggtttttttgccgCCTTCACCTGTGCTTTACTCATTCCTCCTGCCAAGCGGGGCCAGACCTGTCCTGCTGGCGCAGTGCGCTCAGGAGCACTGAGCAGCTGCTCCCCCGGCGCTGACCCTCCTTGCCTTCCAGGCTGGCGGTGAGGCTGAGCCCCTGCGGCGCCTACGCCCTGTTCCTGCTGGCCGTGGGGCTCTCGCGGGTCTTCGTCCTGGCCCACTTCCCCCATCAGGTGGTCGGCGGCATCTTGGCGGGTGAGTTGGGCTGGGGGCAACGCTCGGTCCCCCCCGCCCGGGGTGTTTTGGgtgccttcccctcccctgcagcccccccccctccagcccggTACCCCACAACCTGCCTGTCCTCTCTCTCCAGGGGTGgtcctgggctgggggctgcaggctcgcACCCCGACTGACCACGCCCCGGGTTTCTTCGTGGCCACTGCGCTGGCCCTGCTGCTCGGCTCCCTCGCCCTGCACAGCCTGGTGATCGCCACCGGCATCGACATCGACTGGTGAGCacccggccggggggggggaattggCCCCAGAGATCTGCCCCCCGACTTGGGACCTGCCTGGTGGGGACACGGAGCAGCGCCCGGTGCCTCCACCCTGCGCCAGGACCCTGACGCTCCCCGTCCTGGGGGGCCCGCAGCGCGCtcagccctcccctccctcgGCCACAGGTCCATCCGTCTGGCCACCAAATGGTGCTCCGACCGCGCCTGGCTCCGCCTCGACACCCGGCCCTTCGCCTCCATCTGCCGCGACACCGGCAgcgccctggggctggggctggccgccggcttccccctgccccgggggcaGCGGCTGGACCCCCGGCAGCGCGTGGCCGGTGCCGTGCTGGCCTTGGGGGCCGTGCAGGGGCTGCACCGGCTGCTCCAGCCCGCGGACGCGGCCCTGTGGTACGGCACCAGCGTCCTCAAGTACGCCGCCGGGCCCTGGCTGGTGGCGTCGCTCCTGCCCCGGCTCATCCTCTCCCTCGCCCGCCCGCGGGTTTCCCCCCACGCCGAGTAGGGTCCCCCACCGTGGGGTCCCCACCGTGCCCCGTGGGTCCTGCACCCCCCTCCTGGCTTTGCCCTTGGCCGTGCCCATCGCCTGTGGCTCCTGGCCTGAGCCAGCCCCACGCCAGGAGGGCGGCCGCCCACCCACCCACCGGGCAcccacctctgccccccccTTGGGACCACAGGCCAGTTGTTTAACCCTCGCTGCGCTAACAGCGCTGCTCCCCCAGCGTGGCGAGACCCCCCCggcgtggggcagggctgggggtgccccgTGCCCCACAGGTTGGGGACATGGCATAgggacagccccagccccgggggggtcACTGGCAGATGGCACCAGCCTGCACTCCCCCCCCTCGGCCCCAACCCCTTCCAGCTGCCCCAGTTCTCCCAGTTTCTGCctctggggcagggaagggaaagggctggggacccccccggggACCCCTCCGTGCCGGGATCCCCTCTACCACAGGGTCACCCCATTTCTAACCAAATAAAACCACCGTTACCAACCAGCCGGCCACGAGTCCTTCAAAAAGGGGGGGcacgggcagggctggggaccctggggcggggcagagcctgggctggggggtgccGGGGCGGATGGAGCCCCCCGAGCCGGGCTGGTCCAGCCCCATCCCCCGACGCCATGGGAAGGGGGCGGCCCTGCCGCTGgaggtggggaaactgaggcacagagggcAATTGTGGAGCCCTGGGGACGCCCACCCTGCTCTGACAGAGACAAAGGGGACCCAAAGGTGCTGACACtcctggcccccccccccgtacctCCCTCGGCCCCCCCAAACTCAGCGGGGCGCTGCCGGGTATTGCCAGAAACAGTTTATTTATACAAGGACGAACATCGGAACATCTTACAAAATACTGAACTGAAAACCAGATCGAGCGCACGAGCGGACGGACAGAAAAGAAACCgaggtggggctggggggggacacgacaccgGGGGGGGAACAGACACCAGCCCAAAGCAAGACGGGGC
The sequence above is drawn from the Balearica regulorum gibbericeps isolate bBalReg1 chromosome 24, bBalReg1.pri, whole genome shotgun sequence genome and encodes:
- the G6PC3 gene encoding glucose-6-phosphatase 3 isoform X1 — protein: MCPCCVSPGRPSACRPHARGGAARPRCGCLRRRHLPSRGRAEKPSTMDALHTAGIRFAEVLQSGPPWLEKFWISVTSLADPKCVFTVCFPLAYFLDRKVGVSVLWIGLVSEWLNVVLKWFLFGERPFWWVHESGFASKEPVTLRQFPVSCETGPGSPSGHCMIMGAALWPLVTALTALAAGRSRRLAVRLSPCGAYALFLLAVGLSRVFVLAHFPHQVVGGILAGVVLGWGLQARTPTDHAPGFFVATALALLLGSLALHSLVIATGIDIDWSIRLATKWCSDRAWLRLDTRPFASICRDTGSALGLGLAAGFPLPRGQRLDPRQRVAGAVLALGAVQGLHRLLQPADAALWYGTSVLKYAAGPWLVASLLPRLILSLARPRVSPHAE
- the G6PC3 gene encoding glucose-6-phosphatase 3 isoform X2, whose amino-acid sequence is MGNVGGRGRPSTMDALHTAGIRFAEVLQSGPPWLEKFWISVTSLADPKCVFTVCFPLAYFLDRKVGVSVLWIGLVSEWLNVVLKWFLFGERPFWWVHESGFASKEPVTLRQFPVSCETGPGSPSGHCMIMGAALWPLVTALTALAAGRSRRLAVRLSPCGAYALFLLAVGLSRVFVLAHFPHQVVGGILAGVVLGWGLQARTPTDHAPGFFVATALALLLGSLALHSLVIATGIDIDWSIRLATKWCSDRAWLRLDTRPFASICRDTGSALGLGLAAGFPLPRGQRLDPRQRVAGAVLALGAVQGLHRLLQPADAALWYGTSVLKYAAGPWLVASLLPRLILSLARPRVSPHAE